Proteins encoded by one window of Lathyrus oleraceus cultivar Zhongwan6 chromosome 1, CAAS_Psat_ZW6_1.0, whole genome shotgun sequence:
- the LOC127119379 gene encoding 50S ribosomal protein L12, chloroplastic produces the protein MASTTAFTTISTVTRSYPTPSSYPTHFPKPIPTVHFPSSTTTPLSHRTTRLHRITAVSAEVEKLGNEISGLTLEQAKNLVDYLQDKLGVTAASFAPAAAVAAPAAAEAAVVEEQTEFDVVIEEVPSTARIAAIKAVRALTNLGLKEAKELIEGLPKKFKEGVSKDEAEDAKKQLEGAGAKVNIV, from the coding sequence ATGGCTTCAACAACCGCATTCACAACCATCTCAACCGTCACACGTTCGTATCCTACACCCTCCTCTTATCCTACACACTTCCCCAAACCAATCCCAACCGTCCATTTCCCATCCTCAACAACAACACCTCTCTCCCACCGCACCACTCGCCTCCACCGCATCACCGCCGTCTCCGCAGAAGTCGAAAAACTCGGCAACGAGATCTCCGGCCTCACACTCGAACAAGCCAAAAACCTAGTCGACTACCTCCAAGACAAACTCGGCGTAACCGCCGCTTCGTTCGCTCCCGCCGCCGCCGTTGCTGCTCCCGCCGCCGCGGAAGCTGCTGTCGTGGAAGAACAAACCGAATTCGATGTGGTTATTGAAGAAGTTCCGAGTACCGCGAGAATTGCGGCGATTAAAGCGGTTAGGGCTTTGACGAATCTGGGATTGAAGGAAGCGAAGGAGTTGATTGAAGGTTTGCCTAAGAAATTCAAAGAAGGCGTTTCGAAAGATGAAGCTGAAGATGCTAAGAAACAACTTGAAGGTGCAGGTGCTAAAGTTAACATTGTTTAG